The following DNA comes from Candidatus Micrarchaeia archaeon.
AGCATGTGGCTCATGATTCTGGAAACGCTTCTGCTGGATAAAAGCTCGAAGATTTTAACCATAGGTAACATTAGTTTTATCATAGTAAAGATATTTATACCTTAGGGTAGGAACTTTTTACCATAAAGGCTACAGGATACGGGGGAGTGCCAGAGGTTCGGCGATGGACGAAACCCCCAAGGTTAGTATTATAAACCGCTCCGAGCAACGAATTTACTGCTTAACGATTGCGAGATGATGTAATGGTTGGAATAGTCGGATATGGGGCGTATGTCCCGCACTACAGGATAAAGACCGAAGAGATAGCGAGAGTGTGGGGCGAGGACCCGGACCGCATAATAAAAGGATTGGGGATAAAGGAGAAGTCGGTTCCTGCTGTGGACGAGGATTCCGCGACCATTGCGGTTGAGGCGGCGAGGAACGCGGTGAAGCACGCAGGGATTGATGCGGGCAAAATCGGCGCGATTTACGTCGGAAGCGAGAGCAAGGTCTATGCTGTGAAGCCCAACGCCACCATAGTTGCCGAAGCCATAGGCGCAGGCCCGAAAAACCTCACTGCCGCGGACTTGGAGTTCGCGTGCAAGGCAGGGACCGCTGGAATCCAGATGGTCATGGGCATGGTGAAGAGCGGGATGATTGAGTATGGGATGGGCATCGGCTCTGACACTGCGCAGGGGCGCCCGGGAGACGCGCTCGAGTATTCTGCGGGGGCAGGGGGGGCCGCATTCATAATAGGAAAAGACGGGGAGAGCATCGCGGTAATAGAGGATACGTATTCATTCACCACTGATACGCCGGATTTCTGGAGAAGGCACCGCGCAGATTATCCCAGCCACGGGGGAAGATTCACCGGGCCGCCTGCGTATTTCAAGCACGTGGTTAATGCGACGCAGGGCCTGCTGGAAAAGATGGGAAGGACTCAGGAGGATTACGATTACGTGGTATTGCACCAGCCGAACGCGAAATTCCCGCTTGAAGCAGGGAAGAGGATGGGAATTCCTGCAGAGAAGATTACTCCGGGGCTGCTCACGCCCATAATAGGGAATACATACTCCGGAGCATCCATGCTCGGGCTGGCGAACGTGCTGGACAGCGCGAAAGCCGGAGATAGGATACTGATGACTTCCTTCGGGAGCGGGGCTGGAAGCGACTCTTTCTCCATAAAAGTCGCGAAGGGGATTGACGCGAAAAGGGCAAGGGTGAAGAAGCTCGCGGATTACATCGCGAACAAGAAATACATAGAATACGCCATTTACCTAAAGCACAGGAGGAAGATAAAGGTCTGAGAAAAAGGCCGGGAGTAATAAGGAATATGAAAAAATATAGAAATGGAAGGATAGAAACAATGGGTTCAGATTAATTTTATCCCGTATTTCAGTATCAGGGCAACGAACACCAGCGAAACCGTGTTCACGACTTTTATGAGCGCGTTCAGCGCAGGGCCTGCGGTGTCCTTGAACGGGTCCCCCACCGTATCCCCGATTACTGCGGCTTTGTGCGCTTCGCTCCCCTTTCCGCCGAAATTGCCCATCTCGATGTATTTTTTGGCGTTGTCCCAGGCTGCTCCCGCGGTGCTCATGAACAGCGCCATGAGCAGTCCGCACGCTATCGCGCCTGCGAGAAGCCCTGCGAGCGCTTCAGGGCCCAAGAGCAGGCCGACCACTATGGGAGTGAACACTGCGAGAATTCCTGGAACCATGAGCTCGCTGAGCGCGGTTTTCGTGCTTATGTCCACCGCGCGCGCGTAATCCGGTTTTGCCTTTCCTTCCATCAATCCTTTTATCTCCCTGAACTGCCTTCTCACTTCCTCGACTATGAAGAACGCGGCCCTTCCAACAGCGGTCATGAGCATGCTGGAAAAAATGAATGGGAGCAAAGCGCCTATGAAAAGCCCTATGGTGACCGCGGGCTGGAGCAAATCCACATTAGTTAT
Coding sequences within:
- a CDS encoding hydroxymethylglutaryl-CoA synthase is translated as MVGIVGYGAYVPHYRIKTEEIARVWGEDPDRIIKGLGIKEKSVPAVDEDSATIAVEAARNAVKHAGIDAGKIGAIYVGSESKVYAVKPNATIVAEAIGAGPKNLTAADLEFACKAGTAGIQMVMGMVKSGMIEYGMGIGSDTAQGRPGDALEYSAGAGGAAFIIGKDGESIAVIEDTYSFTTDTPDFWRRHRADYPSHGGRFTGPPAYFKHVVNATQGLLEKMGRTQEDYDYVVLHQPNAKFPLEAGKRMGIPAEKITPGLLTPIIGNTYSGASMLGLANVLDSAKAGDRILMTSFGSGAGSDSFSIKVAKGIDAKRARVKKLADYIANKKYIEYAIYLKHRRKIKV